The nucleotide sequence AGGAGCTACAatgtcagaaagcagaagaggtTTGTAAGTGTTTCTCTTACCAGAGTGCATCAAGGTCTCCTTTCCAAGGTCCAGGCATCTAAGAAGCCTTTCTATGCACTCCCCTAGCAGGTAAGTCCTCCAACTTTCAGTCAAGCCTCCTTGCTCCTGGTATGTCTTGAATTTTTCACCTACTTTGCCCTCTGAAGTCCAAGAGTTCAGGTCCTCATTCAGGATTAAGGAATCATAGCCATAGTAGGTGAGCTGGTAGGGACTGAGGAAGCTCCCATCATTTGCCACATTGTAGCCATATACTTCCTGCAGGGTGTGATAGTCTGCCCCATCCCTAATCACCCTCTGGTCACTATGAGgcttctctcccatcccaggaTTTTGTCCCCAACTAAACCCCTACCCAGGTAACGGACTGTAGTTCTCTGTGGTTTAAAATCACCAGGTCCCTATGAGTATGACTGTATCTCTAACTTGGGGACCTAGAGTGGATCTTATTGTGCCAGTCCGTGAGGGATCTGAGGAGTTATGACCCTAGTCCTCAGATTACTTAccattcttcttgttgttgtgtTCATTCACCATGTACTTAAGAATTTGTCTCCCTGATAGTGCCAAGTCAAGGGCTtttgctgtctctttctcccaataTTCAGGTGGTTCCTCCTTCATCCAAGCAGCCTGAGGTTGCATCCTTGCATTTGGTTCTTTGCTGTTGAATCCCTGAAACTGTATGGAGTCTATATATCCGACCTGTATAAACAGGAGCTCCAACATGCCAGGCTCTGAAATTACAATGTTGAAAGTCTGCAGCCAGTGTGAGCCTGTGGGTGGAGCACATTAAGACCCCGACTCTCCAGCCTGGATCCAGAGCATGGTAGTAGAGAGCAGAACTGGGGTGCTGGTGTGTCTGTGGACCTGAGATGCAGGAGAGCATCAGGGGTTCTCCAAATATGGGATCAGGAAGGGTCTGGTTATTcaaggaagaaagtgaagagaTGTGGATTTCAATTGCTGTTTCTTGCTCTCTAAAATGCCAGTTCCCTCCATGCCTCTCACTCACCTGCACAATACTGGGTCAGATCTCTGGCCACcaataggaggaggaggctgcaggGTCCAGGTTTCCTCATCCTCCCTGATGTGTGGAGTCTCATCTTGCACTGTATCTCTTCACTTTATAACCTAATGTGGCTGATGCTGATTGGCTTCTCTTAGATTTCCCAAAAGTAGTGATGTTGAACTGATGGGGTGGGTCTTGGAGAGACCAATTCCTGGGTGTGGGGNNNNNNNNNNNNNNNNNNNNNNNNNNNNNNNNNNNNNNNNNNNNNNNNNNNNNNNNNNNNNNNNNNNNNNNNNNNNNNNNNNNNNNNNNNNNNNNNNNNNNNNNNNNNNNNNNNNNNNNNNNNNNNNNNNNNNNNNNNNNNNNNNNNNNNNNNNNNNNNNNNNNNNNNNNNNNNNNNNNNNNNNNNNNNNNNNNNNNNNNNNNNNNNNNNNNNNNNNNNNNNNNNNNNNNNNNNNNNNNNNNNNNNNNNNNNNNNNNNNNNNNNNNNNNNNNNNNNNNNNNNNNNNNNNNNNNNNNNNNNNNNNNNNNNNNNNNNNNNNNNNNNNNNNNNNNNNNNNNNNNNNNNNNNNNNNNNNNNNNNNNNNNNNNNNNNNNNNNNNNNNNNNNNNNNNNNNNNNNNNNNNNNNNNNNNNNNNNNNNNNNNNNNNNNNNNNNNNNNNNNNNNNNNNNNNNNNNNNNNNNNNNNNNNNNNNNNNNNNNNNNNNNNNNNNNNNNNNNNNNNNNNNNNNNNNNNNNNNNNNNNNNNNNNNNNNNNNNNNNNNNNNNNNNNNNNNNNNNNNNNNNNNNNNNNNNNNNNNNNNNNNNNNNNNNNNNNNNNNNNNNNNNNNNNNNNNNNNNNNNNNNNNNNNNNNNNNNNNNNNNNNNNNNNNNNNNNNNNNNNNNNNNNNNNNNNNNNNNNNNNNNNNNNNNNNNNNNNNNNNNNNNNNNNNNNNNNNNNNNNNNNNNNNNNNNNNNNNNNNNNNNNNNNNNNNNNNNNNNNNNNNNNNNNNNNNNNNNNNNNNNNNNNNNNNNNNNNNNNNNNNNNNNNNNNNNNNNNNNNNNNNNNNNNNNNNNNNNNNNNNNNNNNNNNNNNNNNNNNNNNNNNNNNNNNNNNNNNNNNNNNNNNNNNNNNNNNNNNNNNNNNNNNNNNNNNNNNNNNNNNNNNNNNNNNNNNNNNNNNNNNNNNNNNNNNNNNNNNNNNNNNNNNNNNNNNNNNNNNNNNNNNNNNNNNNNNNNNNNNNNNNNNNNNNNNNNNNNNNNNNNNNNNNNNNNNNNNNNNNNNNNNNNNNNNNNNNNNNNNNNNNNNNNNNNNNNNNNNNNNNNNNNNNNNNNNNNNNNNNNNNNNNNNNNNNNNNNNNNNNNNNNNNNNNNNNNNNNNNNNNNNNNNNNNNNNNNNNNNNNNNNNNNNNNNNNNNNNNNNNNNNNNNNNNNNNNNNNNNNNNNNNNNNNNNNNNNNNNNNNNNNNNNNNNNNNNNNNNNNNNNNNNNNNNNNNNNNNNNNNNNNNNNNNNNNNNNNNNNNNNNNNNNNNNNNNNNNNNNNNNNNNNNNNNNNNNNNNNNNNNNNNNNNNNNNNNNNNNNNNNNNNNNNNNNNNNNNNNNNNNNNNNNNNNNNNNNNNNNNNNNNNNNNNNNNNNNNNNNNNNNNNNNNNNNNNNNNNNNNNNNNNNNNNNNNNNNNNNNNNNNNNNNNNNNNNNNNNNNNNNNNNNNNNNNNNNNNNNNNNNNNNNNNNNNNNNNNNNNNNNNNNNNNNNNNNNNNNNNNNNNNNNNNNNNNNNNNNNNNNNNNNNNNNNNNNNNNNNNNNNNNNNNNNNNNNNNNNNNNNNNNNNNNNNNNNNNNNNNNNNNNNNNNNNNNNNNNNNNNNNNNNNNNNNNNNNNNNNNNNNNNNNNNNNNNNNNNNNNNNNNNNNNNNNNNNNNNNNNNNNNNNNNNNNNNNNNNNNNNNNNNNNNNNNNNNNNNNNNNNNNNNNNNNNNNNNNNNNNNNNNNNNNNNNNNNNNNNNNNNNNNNNNNNNNNNNNNNNNNNNNNNNNNNNNNNNNNNNNNNNNNNNNNNNNNNNNNNNNNNNNNNNNNNNNNNNNNNNNNNNNNNNNNNNNNNNNNNNNNNNNNNNNNNNNNNNNNNNNNNNNNNNNNNNNNNNNNNNNNNNNNNNNNNNNNNNNNNNNNNNNNNNNNNNNNNNNNNNNNNNNNNNNNNNNNNNNNNNNNNNNNNNNNNNNNNNNNNNNNNNNNNNNNNNNNNNNNNNNNNNNNNNNNNNNNNNNNNNNNNNNNNNNNNNNNNNNNNNNNNNNNNNNNNNNNNNNNNNNNNNNNNNNNNNNNNNNNNNNNNNNNNNNNNNNNNNNNNNNNNNNNNNNNNNNNNNNNNNNNNNNNNNNNNNNNNNNNNNNNNNNNNNNNNNNNNNNNNNNNNNNNNNNNNNNNNNNNNNNNNNNNNNNNNNNNNNNNNNNNNNNNNNNNNNNNNNNNNNNNNNNNNNNNNNNNNNNNNNNNNNNNNNNNNNNNNNNNNNNNNNNNNNNNNNNNNNNNNNNNNNNNNNNNNNNNNNNNNNNNNNNNNNNNNNNNNNNNNNNNNNNNNNNNNNNNNNNNNNNNNNNNNNNNNNNNNNNNNNNNNNNNNNNNNNNNNNNNNNNNNNNNNNNNNNNNNNNNNNNNNNNNNNNNNNNNNNNNNNNNNNNNNNNNNNNNNNNNNNNNNNNNNNNNNNNNNNNNNNNNNNNNNNNNNNNNNNNNNNNNNNNNNNNNNNNNNNNNNNNNNNNNNNNNNNNNNNNNNNNNNNNNNNNNNNNNNNNNNNNNNNNNNNNNNNNNNNNNNNNNNNNNNNNNNNNNNNNNNNNNNNNNNNNNNNNNNNNNNNNNNNNNNNNNNNNNNNNNNNNNNNNNNNNNNNNNNNNNNNNNNNNNNNNNNNNNNNNNNNNNNNNNNNNNNNNNNNNNNNNNNNNNNNNNNNNNNNNNNNNNNNNNNNNNNNNNNNNNNNNNNNNNNNNNNNNNNNNNNNNNNNNNNNNNNNNNNNNNNNNNNNNNNNNNNNNNNNNNNNNNNNNNNNNNNNNNNNNNNNNNNNNNNNNNNNNNNNNNNNNNNNNNNNNNNNNNNNNNNNNNNNNNNNNNNNNNNNNNNNNNNNNNNNNNNNNNNNNNNNNNNNNNNNNNNNNNNNNNNNNNNNNNNNNNNNNNNNNNNNNNNNNNNNNNNNNNNNNNNNNNNNNNNNNNNNNNNNNNNNNNNNNNNNNNNNNNNNNNNNNNNNNNNNNNNNNNNNNNNNNNNNNNNNNNNNNNNNNNNNNNNNNNNNNNNNNNNNNNNNNNNNNNNNNNNNNNNNNNNNNNNNNNNNNNNNNNNNNNNNNNNNNNNNNNNNNNNNNNNNNNNNNNNNNNNNNNNNNNNNNNNNNNNNNNNNNNNNNNNNNNNNNNNNNNNNNNNNNNNNNNNNNNNNNNNNNNNNNNNNNNNNNNNNNNNNNNNNNNNNNNNNNNNNNNNNNNNNNNNNNNNNNNNNNNNNNNNNNNNNNNNNNNNNNNNNNNNNNNNNNNNNNNNNNNNNNNNNNNNNNNNNNNNNNNNNNNNNNNNNNNNNNNNNNNNNNNNNNNNNNNNNNNNNNNNNNNNNNNNNNNNNNNNNNNNNNNNNNNNNNNNNNNNNNNNNNNNNNNNNNNNNNNNNNNNNNNNNNNNNNNNNNNNNNNNNNNNNNNNNNNNNNNNNNNNNNNNNNNNNNNNNNNNNNNNNNNNNNNNNNNNNNNNNNNNNNaatgcatcttgggtattctaagtttctgggctaatatctgcttatcagtgagtgcatatctagtgacttcttttgtgattgggttacctcactaaggttgatatcttccagatacatccatttgcccaataatttcgtaaattttttttttaaatagctgagtagtactccattgtgtaaatgtaccacattttctgtatccattccgctgttgagggacatctgggttcttttaagcttctggctattataaatagggctgctatgaatatagtgcagcatgtgtccttaataccagCTAGAAAATCTTTTGGGTATCTTGTTGGATTTTccggcagtactatgtccaattttctgaggaacggccacactgatttccagagtggttttacaagcttgcaatcacaccagcaatggagtgtcttcctctttcttcacatccttgccagcatcttctctcaccttattttttgatcctagccattctaactggtgtgaggtggaatatcagtgtacttttgatttgcatttccctgatgattaaggatgttgcaaattttttcaggtgctttgtAGCCctttggcattcctcagttgagaattctttgtttagttctgtacccatttttttaaatggggttatgtgagtttctggagtccagcNtcttgagatctttgtatatattggatattaatcccctttcagatttaggattggtaaaaatactttcccagggagaaacaattttaagactcacttttatttgtatgtaaattttgtgtgtttctttgtgtatgcAAGGAACAAGTACTCATAGGTTTCTGAAGAGGTAGTAAGAAACCCCGAATATGGAGTTAGGGAACAGAACTGCTAGACTCAAATGCTGGGAAATCAACTCTGGtcatctgcaaaagcagcaagggtCCTCCATAttagttttctttgaaaacagtATCTCAGTTtggagccctggctgggctgcaagtggctatgtagaccaggctggcctagcacTCAGACATCCTTCAAATTGGTTGGAATAAAAGGAATTTGTCAACCATTTGCGTTACTTGTAAattgtactcattgataagtcaCTAAATGGGTACTGGTGCTACTTCCTCAAAGTTGTCCACACTGATGTATCAAACATCACTGAATTCTTCATTATTGNCTTCATTCATATCTACAGGAGAAACTTGCACACTNAATGGATNCCAANTTAATGAATGTTATTTTTAAGTAAGATGTTCATTGACTAAGTCCTTTCAGTACAAGTTGTCAAAAACTCCGTCATTAATATGGCCACATATTTTCCACAGGAAACTTTGGAAGCATTAATCAGGCCTTAATTTGATGGTGAAGAATTCGAGAACTTAAAAACCCTAATGCTTTCTTGGGACCTAAGGTATTATCTTTATTGTAGTCAGCTGGAGAAGGGATCAATTGGTGATGAATGAAATTTTTTTATGTTGTGGGAGGAAGAATACATTTCTAAACATAATATAAAGGAGTTcaggctgggaaggaagaagagctcCACCAGCTCTGTGTGGTAGCAGATGCAGGGTCAACATTTTGGAGAAATAGTTGATCCTTATTCAGGTCCTTTATTCAGCTACCTGGAAGGAGATCCACTACCTGTAAATGAGGATAGTATAGAATGGCTGCTGTAGAGTTCTGTGAAATGTGCAAGAACCTCTGTTCATGTCACTTCCAGTGATGTGAATGAGTTCATTCCTGTATGGACACAATTCAGTCCTGGTTGGAGGCTCTGGGGCCAGGGCTGTGAATGCTGCTCTGAGATGTCAGGTTGCAGTACTCGGCAGCCTATGATTTACCTTGAGGTGAGGTTTTCCTTTTGGGAGTCTTGGAACAAGCTTGAGAGATTCCCTAGTGagcacctgttttgttttctgatctctTATTAATGGTTTTCCCACTGCTGCTGGCATATGTGACTCAGTGGATTATCCAAagtagtggttttcaaccttcctaatgctggaacCATTTAACACATTTTCTCATGCTCTGGTGACCCCCGAccatcaaattattattatttttttatgacttCATGAttgtaattttgtattttaatcacaATGTAAGTATTTGTGGATACAGATGTTTGACCCACATATTTAGAACCAGTGATCAAAAATGCTATGGCTAAGTCATTGTTGAGACCTAGCTCATAGTTAATTATGTAAACCTATGGTATCCTCATTTCTCCTTGATTCTTTTATATTGGCATGGAATTCATGAACATGAGGATATTACACTGtgtctttacagcaatagaaatcctaagacaatgtaaaatattatttattactaaaaTATTCTCTTACAGAATTCTTCTAATGTAGCAGTTCATAGTAGTTCATGCCTATAACACTTGtcattgggaagcagaggagttTAAGACCTTCCTGAACTAGAGGGGATTCATTTCTCAAAGAGCAATAAACTATGACAAGCATTCACACAGCAATTACTTCCTGTTTACAAATCTTATCTGAAACATTACTGCAACCTTCTCTCCACATAGATAAGCAGACACTCTTCAGATTGTCCTAGGTGAGGCAGCTGTTCTGGCACATGCGGGCaaaccctgcacttgggaggtgcaggcaggaagatgaggagttcaagaTCATGGAGATCCATGGTGGAGAGgaagacacagtctcactctGATACACTGTCAAGAAAATGTAGTGGGGAAAGTTAGTCACCAGCTGTCAGAGGAGGTGAGCGATGTCCAGACATCTCTACTTATTTgcaaagaaatagaggaaatgaTATctagcagaggaaggaagagttcTCCTCTCCTGTACTGAAGCCCAACCCATGGTAGGATCTTGCAGATGAACTTGGTGGTAGGCAGCAGCCACagacctctcctttcttcttcagtgtccTGAGAAAAGGAATGTGAATCTTTCTCATGTGCAGCAGTGGGCACAGGTCTAACTGTCTGTAGAAGCATGAAGTAAAATCAGTAGTGGCTGGGACACTCAGGATCACATGGAAAATCTGCCAAGAATAAGCCAGGGTGACTTGGATTAAGAACTATCAGAAGACGTGTTGTTGGCAAGAATCATGTATACTGTTtgcaaagcagaaaaggaaattttataaaGCCAAAGGGAAAAGTCCAGAGTTCTTAAAGGGGGGATTGTGCTCCTAGAGAACACCCTAATCCAGGAAATGTGCCCAGAGTTATAGTAAAGACAGAAAGGCCCTCAAAAATCCCAGAGTGCTCTGGGAAACAGATATTTTAAGtcaggagagagggagcaagtGAAACAAAAGTTGCAAGCAGCCACAGCAGGAGAGTTAATGGAAAACCTTCTCCACTCAGTACCCAACAGGTGTTGTTTTCTCAAAAGCCTCTAGAGACCCTGTGCTTCGCCCCAGACCCTCCAGTATCCACACTGTCAGGACAGTCAGATCATTGGAATACATGCTGAAACCTGGCAGGATCGCATatacaggaaggaagaaactttGAATCAGACTGTTCAAAATCCAGTGTGGTAGAATTTCTGCCAGACCCAGAGTCTACACAGACCACTGACATTGGTTCCAAGTGTGTGCTTACAAGATGATAGGAAGATCCTTATAGAGGTCAGGTCATGTTTCAAAGTGAGACTGCCAAAGGCATGTCTAGAGTGTGAGCAGAATCTGAGACATGACTCATGGAGTGCTGCCCCGTGGTGGGACCTTTCCTTTTTGTGGTGTGAACACTGTGAGGGATTGCTCAGGAATGCAGTAGACATCTGGGACCAGAGGGAGGATTCCCAAGGGCATCAAGGCTGTAACAAGCATTCATGTGAGACTGCATTCTCTCTTTATACCCCACAgggctgtctgtctccccagcacatCTCACCCTGCCCAATTTATCATACATGTAGTCTAACACAGCTGTTGTCTTGTCACAGCAGGCAATGCATTCAGATCAGGGGAGGCTGGTTCTACCAGGGtatcacactttcttttcttttcttttcttttttccattgatctaagttttattgcattatgatgagaaaagataaatagtttcaatttatctgaatttgttaacatttagaaacatgttttgagtaaatagacttacatcataTTCTTTGTTCACTTTTaaccccaactcttcccagagagccccccttcaaaacctgcattaaatttttcatacattctttaaaatttataaaatattgtaaaaattaaaaggagtattataaaaatattttatataaaaacaatcaatagaacagtcttatgtagatgtttgtctacagcgATATCAAAAATACATGTTTCCTCAATATAAATTTCagataactccaaatatatttatGGCATGATATTTAAAGTAATATATCacagtatttttagtttttaaatagttttatgagttaatttgtttgttttttagtagagcttaaaatcttggcttgcTCTGgtacaaacataaaataagaacagttttggACATTGgaattcattgtaataaggctctacttgaatgtccctcacattaCCAAAGGATTTTTACCTTCATATTaaataagctaagagttgacagttagGCTGGGCCAAGGAATGAACTGTAGGCACTATTTTTGGAttcagatttcctgctatggtcaaagctatttgacttgagtaaTTGgcttcattctcagcccacagggaataagtttcattcatttaagaaatggtgtgtgtcctccagatacatccatttgcccaagaatttcataaattcattgtttttaatagctgagtagtactccattgtgtaaatgtaccacagtttcggTATNTGCAGATGAACTTGGTGGTAGGCAGCAGCCACagacctctcctttcttcttcagtgtccTGAGAAAAGGAATGTGAATCTTTCTCATGTGCAGCAGTGGGCACAGGTCTAACTGTCTGTAGAAGCATGAAGTAAAATCAGTAGTGGCTGGGACACTCAGGATCACATGGAAAATCTGCCAAGAATAAGCCAGGGTGACTTGGATTAAGAACTATCAGAAGACGTGTTGTTGGCAAGAATCATGTATACTGTTtgcaaagcagaaaaggaaattttataaaGCCAAAGGGAAAAGTCCAGAGTTCTTAAAGGGGGGATTGTGCTCCTAGAGAACACCCTAATCCAGGAAATGTGCCCAGAGTTATAGTAAAGACAGAAAGGCCCTCAAAAATCCCAGAGTGCTCTGGGAAACAGATATTTTAAGtcaggagagagggagcaagtGAAACAAAAGTTGCAAGCAGCCACAGCAGGAGAGTTAATGGAAAACCTTCTCCACTCAGTACCCAACAGGTGTTGTTTTCTCAAAAGCCTCTAGAGACCCTGTGCTTCGCCCCAGACCCTCCAGTATCCACACTGTCAGGACAGTCAGATCATTGGAATACATGCTGAAACCTGGCAGGATCGCATatacaggaaggaagaaactttGAATCAGACTGTTCAAAATCCAGTGTGGTAGAATTTCTGCCAGACCCAGAGTCTACACAGACCACTGACATTGGTTCCAAGTGTGTGCTTACAAGATGATAGGAAGATCCTTATAGAGGTCAGGTCATGTTTCAAAGTGAGACTGCCAAAGGCATGTCTAGAGTGTGAGCAGAATCTGAGACATGACTCATGGAGTGCTGCCCCGTGGTGGGACCTTTCCTTTTTGTGGTGTGAACACTGTGAGGGATTGCTCAGGAATGCAGTAGACATCTGGGACCAGAGGGAGGATTCCCAAGGGCATCAAGGCTGTAACAAGCATTCATGTGAGACTGCATTCTCTCTTTATACCCCACAgggctgtctgtctccccagcacatCTCACCCTGCCCAATTTATCATACATGTAGTCTAACACAGCTGTTGTCTTGTCACAGCAGGCAATGCATTCAGATCAGGGGAGGCTGGTTCTACCAGGGtatcacactttcttttcttttcttttcttttttccattgatctaagttttattgcattatgatgagaaaagataaatagtttcaatttatctgaatttgttaacatttagaaacatgttttgagtaaatagacttacatcataTTCTTTGTTCACTTTTaaccccaactcttcccagagagccccccttcaaaacctgcattaaatttttcatacattctttaaaatttataaaatattgtaaaaattaaaaggagtattataaaaatattttatataaaaacaatcaatagaacagtcttatgtagatgtttgtctacagcgATATCAAAAATACATGTTTCCTCAATATAAATTTCagataactccaaatatatttatGGCATGATATTTAAAGTAATATATCacagtatttttagtttttaaatagttttatgagttaatttgtttgttttttagtagagcttaaaatcttggcttgcTCTGgtacaaacataaaataagaacagttttggACATTGgaattcattgtaataaggctctacttgaatgtccctcacattaCCAAAGGATTTTTACCTTCATATTaaataagctaagagttgacagttagGCTGGGCCAAGGAATGAACTGTAGGCACTATTTTTGGAttcagatttcctgctatggtcaaagctatttgacttgagtaaTTGgcttcattctcagcccacagggaataagtttcattcatttaagaaatggtgtgtgtcctccagatacatccatttgcccaagaatttcataaattcattgtttttaatagctgagtagtactccattgtgtaaatgtaccacagtttcggTATCCATtactctattgagggacatctgggttctttccagcttctggctattataaataaggctgctatgaacattgtggagcatgtgttgTAATTagcagttggaagatcttctgggtatatgcccagaagatgtatttctggatcctccagtagtagtatgtccaattttctgaggaaccaccagactgatttccagagtggctgtacaagcttgcaatcccaccagcaatggaggagtgttcctctttctacacaagcttgccagcatctgctgtcagctgtatttttaatcttagccattctgactggtgtaagatggaatcttagggttgtttgatttgcatttccctgatgactaaggatgttgaacatttttttcaggtgtttctcaaccattcggtattcttctgttgagaatactttgtttagctctgtaccccatcaatcccatcatcagccaccaaacccagatactaatgcacatgtcagcaagattctgctgaagggaccctgatatagcggcctcttgtgcagctatgccagtgcctggcaaacacagaagtgatgctcacagttagctagctataggatggaacacaaggcccccaatggaggagacagagaaagtacccaaggaactgtagggggctgcaactctggaggtgcaacaacaatatga is from Mus pahari unplaced genomic scaffold, PAHARI_EIJ_v1.1 scaffold_11775_1, whole genome shotgun sequence and encodes:
- the LOC110315275 gene encoding H-2 class I histocompatibility antigen, Q9 alpha chain-like, producing the protein MRKPGPCSLLLLLVARDLTQYCAGSHWLQTFNIVISEPGMLELLFIQVGYIDSIQFQGFNSKEPNARMQPQAAWMKEEPPEYWEKETAKALDLALSGRQILKYMVNEHNNKKNDYHTLQEVYGYNVANDGSFLSPYQLTYYGYDSLILNEDLNSWTSEGKVGEKFKTYQEQGGLTESWRTYLLGECIERLLRCLDLGKETLMHS